In a genomic window of Dyadobacter fermentans DSM 18053:
- the hflX gene encoding GTPase HflX, translating to MIDKKKLYSTAAKKETAVLVAVSTQKQNAEKTKEYLEELAFLATTLGVETVQTFTQNLERTDIRTYTGKGKLEEILIYVTANPVDMIIYDDDLTPSQVRNLEAVFKDIKVIDRSLLILAIFAMRAQTAQAKLQVELAQYQYMYPRLTRLWTHLSRQSGAGVGMRGPGETELETDRRIVKDRIAFLKEKLEKVDKQSVTRRKERDRLVRVAIVGYTNVGKSTLMRNLSKADVFAENKLFATVDSTVRKVNMENIPFLLTDTVGFIRKLPTTLIESFKSTLDEVREADILMHVVDISHASFEEHLDVVNKTLEEIGAANKPSILVFNKIDLYKPSYNDEEEEQAAAPSTQEILDQLKRSYIAEKADHVVFISAQEKENIDELKRTLFSLVKEKHFSIYPNWLDLGYTPVETEE from the coding sequence ATGATTGATAAGAAAAAATTATATTCCACAGCCGCCAAAAAGGAAACCGCCGTACTGGTGGCTGTAAGTACTCAGAAACAAAACGCCGAAAAGACAAAGGAATACCTGGAAGAACTCGCGTTCCTGGCTACCACGCTGGGCGTGGAGACGGTCCAGACCTTTACGCAAAATCTCGAACGGACCGACATCCGGACGTACACCGGGAAAGGCAAGCTCGAAGAAATCCTGATTTACGTCACCGCCAATCCGGTGGACATGATCATTTACGACGACGACCTTACCCCGTCGCAGGTCCGCAACCTCGAGGCCGTTTTCAAGGACATCAAGGTGATCGACCGCAGCTTGCTCATCCTCGCCATTTTCGCGATGCGCGCCCAAACGGCCCAGGCGAAATTGCAGGTAGAACTCGCTCAGTACCAGTACATGTACCCGCGACTAACCCGCTTGTGGACGCACCTTAGCCGCCAGTCGGGCGCGGGTGTGGGGATGCGCGGACCAGGTGAAACCGAGCTCGAAACCGACCGCCGGATCGTGAAGGACCGGATTGCGTTCCTGAAAGAAAAGCTCGAAAAAGTGGACAAACAGAGCGTAACCCGCCGAAAAGAGCGCGACCGCCTCGTGCGCGTGGCCATAGTGGGCTACACCAACGTGGGTAAATCGACCCTAATGCGTAACCTTTCGAAAGCCGACGTCTTCGCCGAAAACAAACTCTTCGCAACCGTTGATTCAACCGTGCGGAAAGTGAACATGGAGAATATCCCTTTCCTGCTCACGGACACCGTCGGGTTCATCCGCAAGTTGCCCACGACGCTCATCGAATCCTTCAAATCGACCCTCGACGAGGTGCGCGAGGCGGATATCCTGATGCACGTGGTCGACATTTCGCACGCATCGTTTGAAGAGCACCTGGACGTTGTGAACAAAACACTCGAAGAGATCGGCGCAGCCAACAAACCTTCAATATTGGTTTTCAACAAGATAGACCTTTATAAACCTTCGTACAACGACGAAGAAGAGGAACAAGCCGCCGCGCCATCGACCCAGGAAATACTCGATCAGCTGAAACGCAGCTACATCGCCGAAAAAGCCGACCACGTCGTTTTTATTTCCGCGCAAGAGAAAGAAAACATCGACGAATTGAAGCGGACGCTATTCTCGCTGGTGAAAGAAAAACACTTCTCGATCTACCCGAACTGGCTCGACCTCGGTTACACACCAGTAGAAACGGAGGAATAA